GTTTCGTATCAAGATTTCGCAGGAAAAAAATTGGTAGTTTTCTTTTATCCAAAAGCAAGTACGCCTGGTTGTACAGCCGAAGCATGCGATTTGCGCGATAACGAAAATGCGTTGAAAGCACAAGGTTATCATTTGGTTGGTGTAAGTGCAGATTCTGTAAAAAGACAAAAGAATTTTGCTGAGAAAAATAATTTACCTTTTCCTTTGCTTGCAGATGAAAGCCATGCTATTTTGAATGCATTTGGCGTTTGGGGACCTAAGAAATTTATGGGACGCGAATTTGATGGAATTCATCGTACAACTTTCATTATTGATGAAAATGGAATGATTACAGATGTAATCGAAAAAGTGAAAACAAAGGAACACGCAAAACAAATATTAGAAAAATAAAAAAAATAAGATAATGAGCGATTTAGATAATAAAAAGAAAGCACTACAGCTGATTTTAGATAAAATGGACAAAGCTTACGGTAAAGGAACTGTAATGCGTATGGGAGATTCGGCTGTTGATGATAAGATAGAAGTCATCTCTTCAGGATCTTTGGGATTAGATTTAGCGTTAGGTGTAGGAGGTTATCCTCGAGGACGTGTAATCGAAATCTACGGACCAGAATCTTCAGGTAAAACAACCTTAACGTTACACGCAATTGCAGAAGCTCAGAAAGCAGGTGGTATTGCAGCATTTATTGATGCAGAACATGCTTTTGACCGTTTTTATGCATCTAAATTAGGGGTTGATGTAGAAAACTTAATTATTTCTCAACCAGATAATGGTGAGCAAGCGTTAGAAATTGCTGATAATTTAATTCGTTCAGGTGCGATAGATATTATTGTAATTGACTCGGTAGCAGCATTAACGCCAAAAGCGGAGATCGAAGGTGAAATGGGTGATTCTCGTATGGGATTACAAGCTCGTTTGATGTCGCAAGCGTTACGTAAGTTGACAGGTACAATTAACAAAACAAAGTGTACTGCAATTTTCATTAACCAGTTACGTGAAAAAATTGGTGTAATGTTCGGAAATCCAGAAACAACAACAGGTGGTAATGCGTTAAAATTCTATGCTTCTGTTCGTTTAGATATTCGCCGTTCAACTCAAATTAAAAATGGAGACGAAGTAATCGGAAATCACTCGAAAGTAAAAGTTGTTAAAAACAAAGTTGCTCCTCCATTCCGTCAAGCTGAGTTTGATATTATGTATGGTGAAGGAATTTCTAAAGTAGGAGAAGTTTTGGATATGGGGGTTGAGAAAGGAATTGTAAACAAATCTGGTTCTTGGTATTCGTATAATGATAGCAAATTAGGACAAGGCCGTGATGCTGTAAAAGAAGTATTGAAAGATAATCCTGAATTGTGTGAAGAAATTGAAGCGAAAATTGTTGCTTTAATTAAAGGAGAACCTGTTACGGGTGAAGTTTCTGTTGATGATCCAGCTGATTTATTAGAAGATTAAGGTTAATTCGAAAGAATTTTTATATAAAATAGAAAAGCCCTGAATTATCAGGGATTTTCTATTTTTTTTTGAATTAAATTTTATCAACTTTAAAATATTTATTAATACTATTATTAAGATTATTTAAATCTTCCTTATGATCAATCATATGCTTTTCAAATTTTCGAATGATATCTTGATAACGATAAGACTCAGTGTTATTAAGATTTTTAAATAGGATATTATATAGACAACCAATGTTATGATGAATATTTGAAATAATTATTTCAATATCATCTTTTAGTTCTTTTGGTATAAATGGATTTATTTTTAAATTTTTCAAATCATTATAAAAATTTGAAAAATTTCTATTTAAGAAAATTCTCTGTATTGGTACGTTGGAATTGTCAATCTCTTTTTCTTTTATAGTTTTTGTTTTTAAGTATTTATCTAAAATATCTAAATCACCTTCAACAAATTTTAGATTTAATAGAGTATCTTTTTCATAAACTTCAAATAGGTTTTTTAAATTATCATTACAATAATCAAATAGCAATTTTTGATATTCATCATAATTCTCTTTGTTTAGACCAATAGAGATTAAGTAATTAAAATCAATATTAAGTTTAATTAACATTGGATAATCTGCAGATAAATAGAAGTTCTGTCCATTTGAGCTGTATTTATCTATAAATTCAGTAATGTTTTTAATTTGATATTTAACAATTTCAGTTCTGATTGGGTTAAAAAGAGACTTTTTAGCATTTGTATATGATTTGTAAGCAATAACTCCAGTTATAATTGCAGTAATAGAGGCAATAATCCAGAATAATATATTTACTAAATCTTTAATAAGTAAAATATTATTTATTATATAGTCTAATATAATCATATTCCAATTACTCCAAAATATACTTCAATTTATAGCCAAACATGCCACGATCTTTGATCATATCAGCAACACCTTCTGGACATTCGTTCTCCCAATCTTGTTCAGCATTGGCAATTTTTTCTAAAATTCGACGCGAATAAGAATCTAAATAACCTCTGTTATAATTCAGAATATCTTGAATTCGTCCATTATACAAGAAATATTTGTACAATTCGTGTACGTTGTCACTTACTTGTAGATTTTTAGAAGTTAGTAAAATATCTTTTTGTTTGTCTAAATATGGATATAAATAAACTTTTACATTTTTCTTGAACAATTTTCCGAAAGCTTCCATAATTCCACCAGGTAAATCAGCATAATATTGTTCATTGAAAATCTCGACCAAATTATTAACACCCATTGCTAACCCAATTTTGGTTTGATTTCGAGTGAATTTTGAGAAATAGTCAACTAATTTATAATATTCAGAAAAGTTAGAAATGATAACATTGTGACCTAAACTTCCAATTATATCAGCACGATCTAAGAAATCACGTTCGTTTAATTCGCCTTCAAAACCAGAAGCAATCAGATTAGAAAGTGTAATCTCGAATAAAATTTCGGTGTTATCTGTTCGTACATTATCTTCTTGTTTAAAAATTTCTAATCCACCTTTGAACATGTCCATATTCACGTTCATAAAAGGACGGAAAGAACCACGAATAGCAAAGATATTTTTCTTGTAAAGTAAATCTGCTGGAAGAATATTTTTCCCTTGTGGATTGAAAACCGCAACATCTGTCATTCCATTTTTAACCAATTGAAGCGACATCAAACGATTATCAACATATTTAAATTGCGGACCACGGAAATTAATCATATCAATTTCTAATTGATCTTTATCCAACGTATCATACAAAGACTTGATTAATTTTCTTGGGTTATCATGGTAATAATAAGCGCCATAAATTAAGTTTACACCCAAAACACCTAATGTTTCTTGTTGTAATTGCGCTGTATTTTCTTTGAATTTTACATGAAAAATAATTTCATTTGCTTTTTCTTCTTCTGCATTCAATTTGAAACGTAAACCTATCCAACCTTGACCTTCATTCTTTTTCGAATAATCAATAGTAGTAACCGTATTTGCATAAGTAAAAAATGCTTTCTCTTTGTAATGATCATCAATAAGACGTTCTTTCATCAATTCCATCTCATGATCCAACATTTTTTTAAGACGAGCTTGTGTTACATAACGACGATTTTCCTCAACACCATAGATAGAATCAGACATCTCTTTGTCATATGCACTCATTGCTTTCGCAACAGTACCTGAAGCTGCACCAGCGCGATAAAAAAAACGAACAGTCTCTTGACCTGCTCCAATTTCTGCAAAAGAACCGTATATTTTCGGATTCAAATTGATCTCTAAAGCTTTTTGTTTAGGAGTAAGAACTTGTTCTAATGCCATAATTATATTTCAAATAGTTTGTGGTAAATTTACCAAATCATTATGGCTAAATCAAATATAAAAATACATTTTTTAGGAACTGGGACTTCGCAAGGAATTCCGATTATTGGAAGCGATCATCCTGTATGTCTGTCGACTAATCAAAAAGATAAACGTTTGCGATCATCGTTGTTATTAGAAAAAAATGGTAAGATTATTACGATAGATAGTGGTCCCGATTTTAGACAACAAATGTTACGTTACAATGCGCAAAGATTGGACGGGATATTGTACACACATGAGCACAATGATCATGTAATGGGATTAGATGATATTCGTCCTTTGGTATTCAAATCTGGTGAAGACATGAATGTTTATGGTTTGAAACGCGTATTAGATGAATTGCATAATCGTTTTCCCTATATGTTTGCCGAACATAAATATCCTGGTGTGCCAACGGTGATAGAAAATTATATTGAAGAAGATAAGTTTGAAGTTGCTGGATTCTCGATAGAACCAATTAAAATAATGCATGGACCATTGCCTATTTTGGGTTATCTGATTGATGATAAAATTGCTTATTTAACTGATGTGAAAACGATTCCTGTAGAGTCTTTAGAAAAATTAAGAGGGGTAGAAATTTTGATTATAAGTGCATTGCGTGTAGAACATGAACATTTTTCACATATTTTGTTAGACGAAGCGATTCGATATGCTGAATTAATAGGTGCTAAACAAACTTTTTTTACACATATTTCGCATCATTTGGGTTTTCATGATGAAGTTGAGAATCAATTACCAAAAGGTAAATATTTGGCTTACGATACGTTAGAAATAATTCTGTAAAAAGTTTAAAAAATAGTTGGAAAAATAAATAAACTAACACTATATTTGCAGTCCATAAAGGCTCGGATGGCGGAATTGGTAGACGCGCACGACTCAAACTCGTGTTCCTTTGGAGTGTGGGTTCGATTCCCACTCCGAGTACTGAAATTAAGACTTATTTAACTGTAAATCAATTATTTAAGTCTTTTTTGTTTTGTGTTATCCCCTAAGTATCCCCTAAATTTTTAAAACTCATTTTTTTAACTGCTTTTAAAAGTGGTTTAAACATTAAATATAAAACCTCATCATTTCGGTTTGAAAGATGAGTTTTTTTGTTTTTATGTAATTTGATTAACTTTATATTATTAAATAATCTTACCCGTTTGGCTCACTGTTTTTACAAAGTCGACACCGTTGGGGTAAAGGTTGAAGTCAAACCCGTAAGGCTCACTGTTTACATAGACTTACACCGTTGGGGTTTGGCTTTTTTATGCTCATAATCCCACTCATTAGACCCGTCGCTAAATTGTGTTACATAGTTTGCAAATCTTGTAAAATTGTTTTGTTCCGTTACAAATTTAAATTAATGCCTAATCATCTAAATTGTTGTTTAATAACAATACTACAGTAATAAATGTCCATTGTTTATTATTTAATTTTCATTTAACAAACAGATAATATTTAGTTAAGCTAGTAAGAAAATAGAAGAGTTACTTTTGTATCAACATAATCCTCATGTGTTAATTTATATCATTTCTCAAAATCACTTCTCGTATCGGGAAGTTTTTTTGTTTTTAGTAGAAAAATAGAAAGCAAAAAAAGTCGAAATGTTAATTTCGACTTTTATATTTATCCTTTGTTTAAACGATCAATGACGTACTCGACTTGAGTTTTTCCATGAGGTTTTGGAGAACCGTTTTCGTCCAAATTAACCATTGTTATTCGGTCAACTGTAATAATGGTTTCGTGGGTCATTTTATTTCGAACCTCACATTGTAAAACCAAAGAAGTTCTTCCAAATTTTACGACTTCTATTCCAATCTCAACAATATCTCCTTCTTTGGCAGATGACATGAAATTAATTTCGGACATGTGTTTTGTGACGACATGCGAATTTTCGAGTTGAACAATACTGTATAATGCAGCTTCTTCATCGATCCAAGCCAAAAGTTTTCCTCCAAAAAGTGTTTTGTTTGGATTGAGATCTTCTGGTTTTACCCATTTACGAGTGTGAAATTTCATAGTTTTTTGTTTTAACTTCTTGTTTATTTTGAGTTGCTAAATGATTTGCATCTGAAATGAATTGAACTAAATTAACGGCATATTTTCCATCTAATAAAGAGTTGTTGTCGTGGATTAAGGCTTCCGAAATTTCTGCAATTGCATTGGGATGAAAGTTCTTTTGATCGGTTGAAATTGTATTGGAACAGCATACATTTTTGAGATCGGAATAAATCATTTGATTAAGGTATTGATCTCCAATTTTAATTGTTCCTTTTTCTGCAATGATTGTAATATTACTTTCGAAATTTTTATTAAAAACAGAAGTTGTATAAATCATGTGTCCAATTGTATCATCAGCTATAAAATCAACACAGCCAGAATCATCAAACTCCGTAATTTCTTGATGCGTAAAATTGAAACTTTTTGCATTGGTACATACCACTTCGTTGAACCAAAAATTCATGATATCTACAAAATGAGAAAATTGGGTAAATAATACTCCACCGTCCATTTCTTGATTTCCGTGCCATTCACGCAATTTGTAATAATTCTTGTTACGGTTCCAATAGCAATTAATATTCACCATGAAAACTTTCCCTAAAGAATTGTTGTCAAGTAAATTTTTTATGTATTGTACAACTGGAGAAAAACGAAGTTGCATTGAGGTAAAAACACGAAGTTTTTTTTCCTCAGCAACTTTCAAGATTTCATTTGTATCTTCTACTGTTAAAGCGATAGGCTTTTCAATCAAGACATTTTTTCCTGCTTTTAGGCAACGAATAGCGTGTTCGCGATGCATACCATTTGGTGTTGCAATCACCACTACATCTGTTTCTTGATCTTCGTTCAGAAAACTTTCAAGGGTAGAATAACCTTTGATTGGTAAATCTTCGGGTAAATTAAAATCGATAACCGAGATTAATTGTGCATTTTCAGCTTCTTCTATCGCTTGTTGATGTACACGTCCAATATGACCGTAGCCTAAAATGGAAAAATTTTTCATTGAAATTATTTAATAATTTTTTCTAATATCTTTTGCGTGATTAGATAAGTTGGTTTTACACCTGTTAATCCTAAGCCACCTGAAGCCAATGTACTTCCTGTTTCTAACGGATTATCCGAAGCGTAATAAGCATACATCACTTTAACATCTTTATCGATATGATGTCTAATTTTAGATGCTACCTGAATTGCTTTTTGGTAATGAGCTCCCTCCATTTCTAATCCAATTGCTTGGAAAGACGAATTTTTAAAATATTCTAAAACGTCTTTGTTCTGCAATGATGTTCCTAAAACCGAAATCATAGGTCCTTCGTACACTCCTAAACCTTGGCCTTCGAAATCTGCAGCTGATAATTCGTTATCAAAAACATAGTTATCTGTTGTACCTTCGAAAACGTGGGCTGTCGCA
This portion of the Empedobacter stercoris genome encodes:
- the bcp gene encoding thioredoxin-dependent thiol peroxidase, which translates into the protein MNMLKVGDKVPDFKGIDQDGNEVSYQDFAGKKLVVFFYPKASTPGCTAEACDLRDNENALKAQGYHLVGVSADSVKRQKNFAEKNNLPFPLLADESHAILNAFGVWGPKKFMGREFDGIHRTTFIIDENGMITDVIEKVKTKEHAKQILEK
- the recA gene encoding recombinase RecA produces the protein MSDLDNKKKALQLILDKMDKAYGKGTVMRMGDSAVDDKIEVISSGSLGLDLALGVGGYPRGRVIEIYGPESSGKTTLTLHAIAEAQKAGGIAAFIDAEHAFDRFYASKLGVDVENLIISQPDNGEQALEIADNLIRSGAIDIIVIDSVAALTPKAEIEGEMGDSRMGLQARLMSQALRKLTGTINKTKCTAIFINQLREKIGVMFGNPETTTGGNALKFYASVRLDIRRSTQIKNGDEVIGNHSKVKVVKNKVAPPFRQAEFDIMYGEGISKVGEVLDMGVEKGIVNKSGSWYSYNDSKLGQGRDAVKEVLKDNPELCEEIEAKIVALIKGEPVTGEVSVDDPADLLED
- a CDS encoding TonB-dependent receptor, which encodes MMALEQVLTPKQKALEINLNPKIYGSFAEIGAGQETVRFFYRAGAASGTVAKAMSAYDKEMSDSIYGVEENRRYVTQARLKKMLDHEMELMKERLIDDHYKEKAFFTYANTVTTIDYSKKNEGQGWIGLRFKLNAEEEKANEIIFHVKFKENTAQLQQETLGVLGVNLIYGAYYYHDNPRKLIKSLYDTLDKDQLEIDMINFRGPQFKYVDNRLMSLQLVKNGMTDVAVFNPQGKNILPADLLYKKNIFAIRGSFRPFMNVNMDMFKGGLEIFKQEDNVRTDNTEILFEITLSNLIASGFEGELNERDFLDRADIIGSLGHNVIISNFSEYYKLVDYFSKFTRNQTKIGLAMGVNNLVEIFNEQYYADLPGGIMEAFGKLFKKNVKVYLYPYLDKQKDILLTSKNLQVSDNVHELYKYFLYNGRIQDILNYNRGYLDSYSRRILEKIANAEQDWENECPEGVADMIKDRGMFGYKLKYILE
- a CDS encoding MBL fold metallo-hydrolase, encoding MAKSNIKIHFLGTGTSQGIPIIGSDHPVCLSTNQKDKRLRSSLLLEKNGKIITIDSGPDFRQQMLRYNAQRLDGILYTHEHNDHVMGLDDIRPLVFKSGEDMNVYGLKRVLDELHNRFPYMFAEHKYPGVPTVIENYIEEDKFEVAGFSIEPIKIMHGPLPILGYLIDDKIAYLTDVKTIPVESLEKLRGVEILIISALRVEHEHFSHILLDEAIRYAELIGAKQTFFTHISHHLGFHDEVENQLPKGKYLAYDTLEIIL
- a CDS encoding acyl-CoA thioesterase → MKFHTRKWVKPEDLNPNKTLFGGKLLAWIDEEAALYSIVQLENSHVVTKHMSEINFMSSAKEGDIVEIGIEVVKFGRTSLVLQCEVRNKMTHETIITVDRITMVNLDENGSPKPHGKTQVEYVIDRLNKG
- a CDS encoding Gfo/Idh/MocA family protein, which gives rise to MKNFSILGYGHIGRVHQQAIEEAENAQLISVIDFNLPEDLPIKGYSTLESFLNEDQETDVVVIATPNGMHREHAIRCLKAGKNVLIEKPIALTVEDTNEILKVAEEKKLRVFTSMQLRFSPVVQYIKNLLDNNSLGKVFMVNINCYWNRNKNYYKLREWHGNQEMDGGVLFTQFSHFVDIMNFWFNEVVCTNAKSFNFTHQEITEFDDSGCVDFIADDTIGHMIYTTSVFNKNFESNITIIAEKGTIKIGDQYLNQMIYSDLKNVCCSNTISTDQKNFHPNAIAEISEALIHDNNSLLDGKYAVNLVQFISDANHLATQNKQEVKTKNYEISHS